The following is a genomic window from Fusarium oxysporum Fo47 chromosome IV, complete sequence.
AAGTTCCTCGGTCTTCTCAACCTCGCTGCTCTGGTCAGCGCCGTCCCTACTCCTACCTTCCAGGAGGCCGGAAAGACTCTTGGCAAGCGAGCTGCCATCACTGATGCTGCCAACATTGGTTACGCTACGCAGAACGGCGGTACTACCGGTGGTGCCGGTGGTGCTACCGTGactgtctcttctctcgccGAGTTCAGCAAGGCTGCTGAGTCGGAGGGCAAGCAGGTCATCTACGTCAAGGGCCAGATCTCTggaaacaacaagatccGCGTCAAGTCTGACAAGACCATCGTCGGTGCCGCTGGTGCTTCTCTTGACAACATTGGTCTTTACATcaacaagcagaagaacGTCATCGTTCGCAACctgaagatcaagaacgtTGTTGCTGCCAACGGTGATGCCATCGGTATCCAGAAGTCCACCAACGTCTGGGTCGACCACTGTGAGCTGTCCTCCGACTTgtccaaggacaaggactTCTTCGACGGTCTCCTCGATGTCACCCACGCCTCTGACTTCGTCACCGTGTCCAACACCCACCTCCACGACCACCACAAGGCCTCTCTCGTCGGCCACTCCGACAACAACGGTTCCGAGGACAAGGGTACTCTCCACGTTACCTACGCCAACAACCACTGGTCCAGCATTGGATCTCGCGCTCCCTCTGTCCGTTTCGGTTTCGTCCACGTCTTCAACAACTACTACGAGGATATCAGCGTGACCGGTGTCAACTCCCGCATGGGTGCCCAGGTTCTTGTTGAGTCTACTACCTTCACCAGCGCTAAGAAGGCCCTCACCTCCAAGGACTCCAAGGAGACTGGTTCCATCTCTGTCAACGATGTCAACCTGGGCGGTTCCACCAACGATGCTCCCAAGGGCTCCATCTCCAAGTCCAACATCCCCTACCAGTACTCTCTTGTCGGCTCCTCCAAGGTCAAGTcagctgttgttggtgttgctggtgcCACTCTTAAGCTGTAAGCGGTGATGCCCCTTGTCTGGGCTTCTTCGCCAGCGGCATCGTTGGTGAAATGAAGAGCTTCGTTTACGATGTATATAATTTTTTTGAAGGAACATAAATAATCAATAGATTACTTATCACATCTTCCCGTCTAAATTCAGTTTGTGTAGTGTCTCCTAAATCGTAGTCCGAGAGATCATTCTACGTAAATAGTCATAAGAAACGATGTGCGAACAAGAGCATCACTATTAGATTCCACTGGAGAGGGTTCCCTATACCCAAATTTGAAACTAGTTTCGCACTAAGTGAAGGAAGCTTTTTGTATGGGGCCTAGCACATTTTAAGGTTGTACTTGGGGCCATTCCACGGTTCTCTAGTCACAAAGTGTTTTCCTGATAGAAATTACTTACATGCTGATAGTTTTTCTTTAACCTTAACAACATACGGTTATCGGATTATGAGAACAGGAGTTTCCATAGAAGCCAAGAATACTTCGGACTTCTCCCAAAACCCGATATACTCGGGATCTGTACAGCAACTGGGATTATACGCGGGTTCAAGGTCCACTTACTCCTCAAGTGCTTCGGGTAATAGTCCACCAAGGGGTTCAGTTCGGTCCTGATTGTCAGATTTCTAATGAGCTTATTCTTTCTAAGCCTCGGCTGGTAAGATCACGATTCCCCTGACCGTCAACATGTGTCATGCTGAGCCCCTAAAGCCTCGTTCGCAACCCATTCCAGAACTCCTTCGCGCCGCAAGTCTCGGGGAACTCTCGATAGCAGCTCACGCACGCCAGTTGCGGTCAAATCTTGGCAAGCCTTGACTACCTCCTTTATCTTTCTCCCAAGATCATGTTCTCCGGGCCCAAGCATTAGATTCAACTCAACATCTGCTACCCCCGCTGCGAGCCAAAGTACCATTAGTTTTAAACCTGGATCACCTCCGAAGGCGCCACAACCCCAGAGCCCAGTGAAAATGGAATTGCCTTGGTAAGAAGAAAAGCCATTTGCCGCCTTGTCAATTTCGCGATCAATGTTCTCAGGAGACAAGTCGGGTAATCCATTGTTCTCTGAGTGGTCAAGCATGTCCATCTCCAAAGCGTCCATGAAGACAAGACGTCCTCCCCTCCATGATTCCTTCCAACCTACGAAGTCTTCTGATGGCGGCGTACGACGTATGGTCCATTCAATATTACGTCTTTGACCTTTCATATCAACCATCGCTCTCGCCCCAGAAACAGTGATGACTGTGTCGACTGCGAGTTGAGGCGCAACCAGGACCACGGGATAAGCTTCAGGGGCAATTCCGACAAAAATTTCTTCCTGTGTGGCGGATTGACCAAACCCGATGACCTTGTTGGATGATACAACAgctgctcctccttcatcttgaaccTCTGGATTGTGTGTATCTGATGTGTGAGCATCCAGGAAGTTCACGTGCAGTTTTGCTAACTTGGTACCCTCTAATGAAACTGGCTTTCCTAGATGAAGTTCGTATGAGACAGAACCGTGAGCCCCATTGGGTGTAACTTGATGGTCTTCCAGAAGAGCGCTTGCTTCAGGTGTACTCCCAAAGTATGTAAACAAAGCTTCCAAGTACATCTGTACTGCGGTAGGATGCCGTTGTTCGGATGAGAACCATATGCCCAGATCCTGATAACCTTCGTCATCCCTTTGAGGTGTAAATGAGCAGAGGAATTGATGCACCACAAGACAAGCAACTTGACCTCGACTTAGATGAAGTGGA
Proteins encoded in this region:
- a CDS encoding pectin lyase fold/virulence factor; the encoded protein is MKFLGLLNLAALVSAVPTPTFQEAGKTLGKRAAITDAANIGYATQNGGTTGGAGGATVTVSSLAEFSKAAESEGKQVIYVKGQISGNNKIRVKSDKTIVGAAGASLDNIGLYINKQKNVIVRNLKIKNVVAANGDAIGIQKSTNVWVDHCELSSDLSKDKDFFDGLLDVTHASDFVTVSNTHLHDHHKASLVGHSDNNGSEDKGTLHVTYANNHWSSIGSRAPSVRFGFVHVFNNYYEDISVTGVNSRMGAQVLVESTTFTSAKKALTSKDSKETGSISVNDVNLGGSTNDAPKGSISKSNIPYQYSLVGSSKVKSAVVGVAGATLKL
- a CDS encoding uncharacterized protein (ADP-ribose) glycohydrolase), translated to MSSRPQFFHLPNSASCRILDRFSDLPDDAEVEEDENGKIPFWPLLKHLLCTPVSSIAQLIDRLQTIAANAETCQDSDYGFLKSFLEQRGEADILDTIWPKIRDIALALPTYFPDGKLELLQLGHPLHLSRGQVACLVVHQFLCSFTPQRDDEGYQDLGIWFSSEQRHPTAVQMYLEALFTYFGSTPEASALLEDHQVTPNGAHGSVSYELHLGKPVSLEGTKLAKLHVNFLDAHTSDTHNPEVQDEGGAAVVSSNKVIGFGQSATQEEIFVGIAPEAYPVVLVAPQLAVDTVITVSGARAMVDMKGQRRNIEWTIRRTPPSEDFVGWKESWRGGRLVFMDALEMDMLDHSENNGLPDLSPENIDREIDKAANGFSSYQGNSIFTGLWGCGAFGGDPGLKLMVLWLAAGVADVELNLMLGPGEHDLGRKIKEVVKACQDLTATGVRELLSRVPRDLRREGVLEWVANEALGAQHDTC